In a single window of the Bacillus clarus genome:
- a CDS encoding aspartate aminotransferase family protein, whose product MRDYLIKPLVGQPYPMISHGKGVYLYDQNGNKYFDGSSGAITAGIGHGVTEIAEVIKKQAEEIAFVYRSQFTSEPAEKLAKKLSDLSVGDLNWSFFVNSGTEANETAMKIAIQHFQERGIQGKHKILSRWMSYHGITMGALSMSGHPLRRQRFVSILEDYPTVPAPYCFRCPVQKVYPTCQLSCATELERAIERIGAEHIAAFIAEPIIGAAGGAIVPPKEYYKVIKDICSHYDILFIADEVMTGLGRTGAWFAMEHWGVEPDIMTLGKGLGAGYTPMAATVVSDRVMEPILRGSRSVMSGHTLSANPLSAATALAVIEYMEKHNLPEKTAEKGEYLIKGLQKVQQQSTIIADVRGKGFLIGIELQPFTKASELISVAAKNGLLLYQAVSGQAGKEDSALLVAPPMTTTYSELDELLSIFAKSVEEMMQKGGHSIA is encoded by the coding sequence ATGCGCGATTACTTAATTAAGCCACTTGTTGGTCAGCCGTATCCAATGATTTCACATGGAAAAGGTGTGTATTTGTATGATCAAAACGGAAATAAATATTTTGATGGTTCGTCAGGAGCGATTACGGCAGGTATCGGACATGGCGTAACGGAGATTGCAGAAGTAATTAAAAAGCAGGCAGAGGAGATTGCTTTTGTATATAGGTCACAGTTCACGAGTGAACCGGCGGAGAAGTTAGCAAAGAAGTTAAGTGATTTAAGTGTAGGAGATTTGAACTGGAGCTTTTTTGTGAATAGTGGTACGGAAGCAAATGAAACAGCTATGAAAATTGCGATTCAGCATTTTCAAGAGCGTGGTATTCAAGGGAAACATAAAATTTTGTCACGCTGGATGAGTTATCATGGGATTACGATGGGGGCTTTATCTATGTCTGGTCACCCATTACGTAGGCAACGTTTTGTGTCTATTTTAGAAGATTATCCAACGGTTCCAGCTCCATATTGTTTTAGATGTCCAGTGCAAAAAGTGTATCCAACTTGTCAGCTTTCTTGCGCGACTGAGCTAGAAAGAGCAATTGAGCGAATTGGTGCAGAACATATTGCGGCTTTCATAGCTGAACCAATTATCGGAGCAGCTGGCGGTGCGATTGTACCACCGAAAGAATATTATAAAGTAATTAAAGATATTTGCAGTCATTACGATATTTTATTTATCGCGGATGAAGTGATGACTGGACTAGGTCGTACTGGAGCATGGTTTGCAATGGAACACTGGGGTGTAGAGCCCGATATTATGACGCTTGGTAAAGGATTAGGTGCGGGTTATACACCGATGGCAGCAACAGTTGTAAGTGACCGCGTTATGGAGCCAATTTTACGAGGATCACGTTCTGTTATGAGCGGGCATACGCTAAGTGCGAATCCATTGTCTGCGGCGACGGCTTTAGCGGTTATTGAATATATGGAGAAACATAACTTACCTGAAAAAACAGCAGAAAAGGGAGAGTATTTAATTAAAGGGTTACAGAAAGTTCAACAACAATCAACGATTATTGCCGATGTGCGTGGTAAAGGGTTCCTGATTGGAATAGAATTGCAACCGTTTACAAAGGCGTCGGAGCTTATTTCAGTTGCAGCTAAAAATGGACTTCTCTTATACCAGGCTGTTTCAGGGCAAGCAGGAAAAGAAGATAGTGCACTGCTTGTTGCACCACCAATGACAACTACATATTCCGAATTAGATGAATTACTTTCGATTTTTGCAAAAAGTGTGGAAGAAATGATGCAAAAAGGAGGACATAGTATCGCATGA
- the atoD gene encoding acetate CoA-transferase subunit alpha, which yields MTTITNIFGKLKEIDEVISLFHDDMTLMFGGFGGVGSPPSLIQAILEKGIMNLHLIGNDTGFPDVGIGRLVTNERVKSLITSHIGSNPNAGRQLNEGRLQIEFSPQGTLAERIRAGGVGLGGILVDVGVDTIVEEGKRTVEMNGKTYLVETALTAEISIVYAKKADPFGNLVFDKSARNMNPHVAMAGDITIVEAEEIVPLGSLDPEEIVVPGVFVNYIVPSEGVNWKWVWE from the coding sequence ATGACAACTATTACAAACATATTCGGCAAATTAAAAGAAATAGATGAAGTGATTTCTTTATTTCACGATGATATGACATTAATGTTTGGGGGATTTGGTGGGGTCGGATCCCCTCCATCTTTAATTCAAGCTATTTTAGAGAAAGGCATTATGAATCTACATTTAATTGGAAATGACACGGGATTTCCAGATGTAGGAATCGGTCGCCTTGTAACGAATGAGCGAGTGAAGTCATTAATTACTTCTCATATTGGTTCAAATCCAAATGCGGGAAGACAGTTAAATGAAGGAAGATTACAAATCGAGTTTTCTCCACAAGGAACGCTAGCGGAACGTATTCGTGCTGGAGGCGTAGGGCTTGGTGGTATTTTAGTTGATGTTGGCGTTGATACAATTGTAGAAGAAGGAAAACGCACAGTTGAAATGAACGGAAAAACGTATTTAGTAGAGACCGCATTAACTGCTGAAATATCAATTGTATATGCGAAAAAAGCAGATCCATTTGGTAATCTCGTATTTGATAAAAGTGCTCGTAATATGAATCCTCACGTTGCGATGGCTGGAGATATTACGATTGTTGAAGCAGAAGAGATTGTACCGCTTGGAAGTTTAGATCCAGAAGAGATAGTTGTTCCAGGTGTTTTTGTAAATTATATCGTGCCATCGGAAGGAGTGAATTGGAAATGGGTATGGGAGTAG
- a CDS encoding CoA transferase subunit B, giving the protein MGMGVEVRDKIARRAAKEIQNGMIVNLGIGIPSLVPNHLPENINVMFHAENGIVGMGPTPSKGSEDGNLCNAAGLPTSLITGASYFDSCTAFGMIRKGLLDITILGSLQVSENGDLANWIVPGKRVPGIGGAMDLAQKAKRVVVVMNHVDKDGNAKIVSECTLPLTSKKCVDLIITDMAVMEVTPDGLVLQELMSPYTVEDVKRNTEAAFHISSNLLVID; this is encoded by the coding sequence ATGGGTATGGGAGTAGAAGTGAGAGATAAGATTGCAAGGCGTGCTGCAAAAGAAATTCAAAATGGAATGATTGTGAATTTAGGTATCGGGATTCCTTCTCTTGTGCCTAATCATTTGCCAGAAAATATAAATGTAATGTTTCATGCAGAAAACGGAATCGTTGGGATGGGACCAACGCCAAGTAAAGGAAGTGAAGATGGAAATTTATGTAATGCGGCTGGATTGCCGACATCACTTATTACTGGAGCGAGTTATTTTGATAGCTGCACAGCGTTTGGGATGATTCGGAAGGGGCTACTTGATATAACAATTCTTGGTTCATTACAAGTGAGTGAGAATGGGGATTTGGCAAACTGGATTGTACCTGGAAAGCGGGTTCCAGGTATTGGAGGAGCAATGGATTTAGCACAAAAGGCGAAGCGGGTCGTTGTTGTAATGAATCACGTTGATAAAGACGGAAATGCAAAAATTGTTTCAGAGTGTACATTGCCACTAACTTCGAAAAAATGTGTGGATTTAATTATTACAGATATGGCTGTAATGGAAGTGACTCCTGATGGGCTCGTTTTACAGGAATTAATGAGCCCTTATACGGTAGAAGATGTGAAACGAAATACGGAGGCTGCTTTTCATATAAGTTCTAATTTACTAGTAATTGATTGA
- a CDS encoding peptidase: MEQLKKQVCDYIESHEEESIKFLKRLIQEKSVSGDESGAQAIVIEKLRELGLDLDIWEPSFTKMKDHPYFVSPRTNFSDSPNVVATLKGIGDGKSMILNGHIDVVPEGDVNQWEHHPYSGEKIGNRIYGRGTTDMKGGNVALMLAMEAIIESGVMLKGDIHFQSVIEEESGGAGTLAAILRGYKADGVIIPEPTNMKFFPKQQGSMWFRLHVKGKAAHGGTRYEGISAIEKSMFVVDHLRKLEKKRNDRITDPLYKGVPIPIPINIGKIEGGSWPSSVPDSLILEGRCGIAPNETIEAAKEEFENWIGELKDVDSWFTEHPVEVEWFGARWVPGELDENHALITTLQHNFVEIEGSKPIVEASPWGTDGGLFTQIANVPTIVFGPGETKVAHYPNEYIEVDKMIAAAKIIACTLLDWCEVKK; this comes from the coding sequence ATGGAGCAATTAAAAAAACAAGTTTGTGATTATATTGAGAGTCATGAAGAAGAAAGTATAAAGTTTTTGAAAAGATTAATTCAAGAGAAGAGTGTTTCAGGTGACGAGAGTGGTGCGCAAGCAATTGTAATTGAAAAACTACGTGAATTGGGGTTAGACCTCGATATTTGGGAACCTTCTTTTACAAAAATGAAAGATCATCCCTATTTTGTATCTCCGCGAACAAATTTTTCGGATAGCCCAAACGTTGTGGCAACTTTAAAAGGAATTGGCGACGGGAAATCAATGATTTTAAACGGACATATTGATGTTGTACCAGAAGGCGATGTGAATCAATGGGAGCATCATCCGTATAGTGGTGAGAAAATAGGAAATCGTATATATGGCCGTGGAACGACAGATATGAAGGGCGGCAATGTAGCACTTATGCTCGCAATGGAAGCAATTATCGAGTCTGGTGTTATGTTAAAAGGAGATATCCATTTTCAAAGTGTGATAGAAGAAGAGAGTGGCGGAGCAGGTACTTTAGCAGCTATTTTACGTGGATATAAGGCGGATGGCGTTATTATTCCGGAGCCAACGAATATGAAGTTTTTTCCTAAGCAACAAGGCTCGATGTGGTTTCGTCTTCATGTGAAAGGGAAAGCTGCACATGGCGGAACACGTTATGAAGGAATAAGTGCAATTGAAAAAAGCATGTTTGTCGTTGATCATTTGAGAAAGCTAGAAAAGAAGAGAAATGATCGAATTACAGATCCATTGTATAAAGGAGTTCCAATTCCAATTCCGATTAATATTGGGAAAATTGAAGGAGGTAGCTGGCCAAGTTCCGTTCCGGATTCACTAATTTTAGAAGGAAGATGTGGAATTGCGCCGAATGAGACTATAGAGGCGGCAAAAGAAGAATTTGAAAATTGGATTGGTGAGTTAAAGGATGTTGACAGTTGGTTTACAGAACATCCGGTAGAAGTAGAGTGGTTTGGAGCAAGATGGGTTCCGGGTGAATTGGATGAGAATCATGCGCTTATTACGACACTTCAACATAATTTTGTTGAAATAGAAGGAAGTAAGCCGATTGTAGAAGCATCACCATGGGGAACAGATGGAGGTTTGTTTACACAAATCGCTAATGTACCAACGATCGTATTCGGTCCAGGAGAGACGAAAGTAGCTCATTATCCAAACGAATATATAGAAGTAGATAAAATGATTGCCGCAGCAAAAATTATTGCATGTACATTACTAGATTGGTGTGAGGTGAAAAAATGA
- the ablB gene encoding putative beta-lysine N-acetyltransferase yields the protein MKYYESFREQTKHYTVEGALDYFNKRIRVDHYTGNVESLIQTIEELAEKHSFTKCIIKGKGEHVSTWLSFGFLLEATIPHYFQGHDAYFLVKYRNDERRNSIHWTEEDHIISGVRAKEVKEKEIPEKFVLRKATEADAEELASVFGKVFEIYPTPLNEASYVKQTMKEDTIYYVYELEGRIISTASAEMNVKEGNAELTNCATLPEYRKHGFMKSLLIKLEEELQERAIFCSYTIARSLSFGMNAAFHQLGYMYTGRLANNCYIFDKLEDMNIWVKDLSSHK from the coding sequence ATGAAATACTATGAGTCTTTTAGAGAACAGACGAAGCACTATACTGTAGAAGGAGCGTTAGATTATTTTAATAAACGTATTAGAGTAGATCATTATACAGGAAATGTTGAAAGTCTTATCCAAACAATAGAAGAATTAGCAGAGAAGCATTCTTTCACCAAATGTATTATAAAAGGAAAGGGAGAGCATGTTTCGACGTGGCTCTCCTTTGGTTTCTTATTGGAGGCAACGATACCGCACTATTTTCAAGGGCACGATGCGTACTTTTTAGTGAAGTATCGGAACGATGAAAGACGAAATAGCATTCATTGGACTGAAGAAGACCATATTATAAGCGGTGTAAGAGCAAAAGAAGTAAAGGAAAAAGAAATTCCCGAGAAATTTGTGTTAAGAAAAGCGACAGAAGCAGACGCTGAGGAGTTAGCAAGTGTGTTTGGAAAGGTATTCGAAATTTATCCGACACCTTTAAATGAAGCGAGTTATGTGAAGCAAACGATGAAGGAAGATACGATTTACTACGTATATGAATTAGAAGGGCGCATTATTAGTACAGCTTCTGCTGAAATGAACGTGAAAGAAGGAAATGCAGAATTAACAAATTGCGCTACTTTACCTGAATATCGAAAACATGGATTTATGAAAAGTTTACTCATTAAGTTAGAAGAAGAACTTCAAGAGAGAGCTATTTTTTGCTCTTACACAATTGCTCGTTCTCTTTCATTCGGTATGAACGCAGCCTTTCATCAGTTAGGGTATATGTACACAGGAAGGCTTGCGAACAATTGTTATATTTTTGATAAATTAGAAGATATGAATATATGGGTGAAAGATTTATCGAGTCATAAATAA
- the rocR gene encoding arginine utilization transcriptional regulator RocR codes for MTLLAVSTQEVIEAILGSIDEAIHAVDENGITIFYNTVAAKHDGSKIENVLGKHLLEAFPSLSRETSTLMKVLDTEKPIVHQVQRYQNLNGEDVCTVNTTLPIFIDGNIAGAVEIAKDYSTIQTLTDTIVDLQSKMKRSSSKKTMKKHVAFNTIVTNDSRFSQTKELAQKVAPTDANVLIYGETGTGKELFVQAIHEASKRKNKPFIAQNCAALPESLLESLLFGTTKGSYTGAIERAGLFELVDGGTLFLDELNSMPLDLQAKMLRVLEDGVIRRIGDNKTRKVDVRVITAMNQPPEVCLRENKIRTDLYYRLNVFSLYIPPLRERKEDVLLLASYFLREYNKSYKKGVLHIDNEAKERLQDYQWPGNVRELKHTIEHAVIIAEGNSLTANCLPRTFRKEKLPKKKSILPLREALHQTEKELIDQALIETEGNILQAAKMLGIPRQTLQYKLSKYDKTAE; via the coding sequence ATGACATTGCTGGCAGTTTCGACACAAGAAGTCATTGAAGCGATTTTGGGCAGTATTGATGAGGCCATCCATGCAGTAGATGAAAATGGCATTACAATTTTTTATAATACGGTTGCTGCAAAACATGATGGATCCAAAATTGAGAATGTACTAGGAAAGCATTTATTAGAAGCGTTCCCATCTTTATCAAGGGAAACGAGTACATTGATGAAAGTTTTAGATACAGAAAAGCCAATTGTGCATCAAGTACAGCGCTACCAAAATTTAAACGGAGAAGATGTTTGTACGGTAAATACAACGTTACCTATTTTCATAGACGGAAATATTGCTGGTGCTGTTGAAATTGCGAAAGATTATTCTACGATTCAAACACTTACTGATACAATCGTAGATTTACAGTCAAAAATGAAGCGTTCGTCCAGCAAAAAAACGATGAAAAAACATGTGGCATTCAATACGATTGTGACGAATGATTCTCGTTTTAGTCAAACGAAAGAATTAGCACAAAAAGTAGCGCCGACAGATGCAAATGTTTTAATATATGGTGAAACAGGAACTGGTAAAGAGCTATTTGTACAGGCGATTCATGAAGCTTCTAAACGAAAAAATAAGCCGTTCATTGCACAAAACTGTGCGGCTTTGCCAGAGTCTTTACTAGAAAGTTTATTATTCGGGACGACAAAAGGTAGCTATACAGGGGCAATTGAACGTGCAGGATTATTTGAACTTGTAGATGGAGGAACATTATTTTTAGATGAGTTGAATTCAATGCCTCTTGATCTACAAGCAAAAATGCTTCGTGTATTAGAAGATGGAGTTATTCGCCGGATTGGTGATAATAAGACGAGAAAAGTAGATGTTCGCGTCATTACTGCAATGAATCAGCCACCAGAAGTATGTTTACGAGAAAATAAAATTCGTACAGATTTATATTATAGATTAAATGTATTTTCACTATATATTCCGCCGCTTCGCGAAAGGAAAGAAGATGTACTACTGTTAGCGTCTTATTTTTTAAGAGAATATAATAAGAGTTATAAAAAAGGAGTACTTCATATTGATAACGAGGCGAAAGAAAGGTTACAAGATTATCAGTGGCCTGGAAATGTGAGAGAATTAAAACATACAATTGAACATGCTGTAATCATTGCAGAAGGAAATTCATTAACCGCGAATTGCTTACCTCGTACATTCAGAAAAGAAAAGCTACCAAAGAAAAAGAGTATTTTACCGTTACGTGAAGCTCTACATCAAACGGAAAAGGAACTAATTGATCAAGCATTAATCGAAACAGAGGGGAATATTTTACAAGCAGCCAAAATGTTAGGTATTCCACGCCAAACACTCCAATATAAATTGAGTAAGTACGACAAAACCGCCGAATAA
- the ablA gene encoding lysine 2,3-aminomutase, with protein MLHDVYKPNRHWKDIELWKDVTEEQWNDWVWQLTNTIKTLGDLKKVINLTPEEEEGVKISTKTIPLNITPYYAWLMNPDDPRCPIRMQSVPISEELYKTKYDLEDPLHEDEDSPVPGLTHRYPDRVLFLVTNQCSMYCRYCTRRRFSGQIGMGVPKKQLDDAIAYISETPQVRDVLISGGDGLLINDKILEYVLKNLRAIPHVEIIRIGTRAPVVFPQRITENLCNIIKKYHPVWLNTHFNTSIEITEESKKACEMLANAGVPVGNQAVILAGINDSVPIMKKLMHDLVKIRVRPYYIYQCDLSEGIGHFRAPVSKGLEIIEGLRGHTSGYAVPTFVVDAPGGGGKIALQPNYLISQSADKVVLRNFEGVITTYPEPENYIPGRAEGYFKGIYPNYEEKSSDVGIAGLMSDKKFNLVPDDLQRMNRRKDYEDSESHATLKDKRDKRDELKDKKYQAQMTKLEESKKAEGDAV; from the coding sequence ATGTTACATGATGTATACAAACCAAATCGTCACTGGAAAGATATTGAATTATGGAAAGATGTTACAGAAGAGCAATGGAATGATTGGGTTTGGCAATTAACGAATACGATCAAAACTTTAGGTGATTTAAAGAAAGTGATTAACTTAACACCTGAAGAAGAAGAAGGCGTTAAAATTTCAACGAAAACGATCCCGTTAAACATTACACCATACTATGCTTGGCTAATGAATCCTGATGATCCACGCTGCCCGATTCGGATGCAATCTGTACCGATTTCGGAAGAATTATATAAAACGAAATATGATTTAGAAGATCCGCTTCATGAAGATGAAGATTCACCAGTACCAGGTTTAACACATCGTTATCCAGACCGTGTACTATTTTTAGTAACGAATCAATGTTCTATGTATTGTCGTTACTGTACGCGTCGCCGTTTTAGTGGACAAATTGGGATGGGCGTACCGAAAAAGCAATTAGATGATGCGATTGCTTATATTAGTGAAACACCACAAGTACGTGATGTTTTAATTTCTGGCGGTGATGGTCTTCTAATTAATGATAAGATTTTAGAATATGTATTAAAGAACTTGCGAGCAATCCCGCATGTGGAAATTATTCGTATCGGAACGAGAGCACCAGTTGTATTCCCACAACGTATTACAGAAAATCTTTGTAACATTATTAAAAAGTACCACCCAGTATGGTTAAATACACACTTTAACACTTCTATCGAGATTACGGAAGAATCAAAAAAAGCATGTGAAATGCTAGCGAATGCAGGTGTTCCAGTCGGAAATCAAGCAGTAATTTTGGCTGGAATTAATGACAGCGTTCCAATTATGAAAAAGTTAATGCATGACTTAGTAAAAATTCGTGTACGTCCGTATTACATTTACCAATGTGATTTATCTGAAGGGATTGGTCACTTCCGTGCACCAGTTTCTAAAGGTCTTGAAATTATTGAAGGTTTACGTGGACATACATCTGGTTATGCAGTACCAACATTTGTTGTTGATGCACCAGGTGGGGGCGGTAAAATTGCACTTCAACCAAACTATTTAATTTCACAAAGTGCAGATAAAGTTGTTCTTCGTAACTTTGAAGGAGTTATTACAACGTATCCAGAACCAGAAAACTACATTCCAGGAAGAGCAGAAGGTTATTTTAAAGGGATTTACCCGAATTATGAAGAAAAAAGTTCTGATGTTGGTATTGCAGGGCTTATGAGCGATAAGAAATTTAATCTTGTTCCAGATGACTTGCAGCGTATGAATCGCCGTAAAGATTATGAAGATAGTGAATCTCATGCCACTTTAAAAGATAAGCGTGATAAGCGTGATGAGCTGAAAGATAAGAAATATCAAGCACAAATGACTAAGTTGGAAGAAAGTAAAAAAGCAGAAGGTGATGCAGTATGA
- a CDS encoding YokU family protein, whose protein sequence is MNCMWCDSVEAKESVNTVYWELPDGTKAIEIQKTPCISCSACGMDYQSDHTVKEIEDQLFLIYTKDLPKQLTYEELMERPRLLKRNYFDF, encoded by the coding sequence ATGAACTGTATGTGGTGTGACAGTGTAGAGGCGAAAGAAAGCGTAAATACTGTATACTGGGAATTACCAGATGGCACGAAAGCCATTGAAATTCAAAAGACACCATGTATTTCATGTTCCGCATGTGGAATGGACTATCAATCAGACCATACTGTAAAAGAGATTGAAGATCAGTTATTTCTAATTTATACGAAAGATTTGCCGAAACAACTAACATATGAAGAGTTAATGGAAAGACCACGTTTATTAAAGAGAAATTATTTTGATTTTTAA
- a CDS encoding YozE family protein translates to MKKTFYHYMMKHRASLVKNEISDLAEAMYDDLSFPKQSEDYDEISSYLELSGTLESMYIFDEAWDLYIQER, encoded by the coding sequence TTGAAAAAGACATTTTACCATTATATGATGAAACATCGTGCGTCTTTAGTTAAAAATGAAATATCAGATTTAGCAGAGGCCATGTATGATGATTTAAGTTTTCCGAAGCAATCCGAGGACTATGATGAAATTAGCTCATATTTAGAATTAAGTGGAACGCTAGAAAGTATGTATATATTTGATGAGGCATGGGATTTATACATACAAGAAAGATAA
- a CDS encoding recombinase family protein, with protein sequence MLAAIYLRLSRDEEQKGLEEVLSNHRIALIKLAEQHNLQHDLYQEVSSGMDVERPQLNLLLKNIRDYDYILVMDVDRLTRDNVHAEQLKKIFMINDIKILTPSGEIDFTNESNELLYSFSSLLANYEWKQIRNRLGRGRLAAAAQGKWVMSNKVPLGYDKNSEKKLVIREDEVRIIRLIFERTLQGYSATQISKELDALNWRSRQGKVITTSHISQIRRNCVYYGCISMKRRINGKVVDEVFVEGAHEGIVTKQQFFEAQDVVGGRGFEFRQKGVAKRKLHGLIYCNCCGRRRYIQKDGNGVEYIKSCSYKVDNNICEDRGAKYKPIEEAVLREIKKLKHKVEKELERIKIVDTIRMKNQLLEQKSELNCNLNRISNRQKRLTIMRSDGEITKQEFEELKNDFKSQVEQIKKQMEVVAVQLENLSNTDNEQKRMEKVLYTIMNLNELDDVEVNAFLKTIIKKVKFSSNMSSNHNTTIKRVKSTIKLEPVKNNGERHK encoded by the coding sequence ATGCTAGCCGCAATTTATTTACGTTTATCAAGAGATGAAGAACAAAAAGGGCTTGAAGAAGTTCTGTCTAATCATCGTATTGCGTTAATTAAGCTTGCGGAACAGCACAATTTACAACACGATCTTTATCAAGAGGTAAGTAGTGGTATGGATGTGGAACGTCCGCAACTTAATTTGTTACTAAAAAATATTCGTGATTATGATTACATTCTTGTAATGGATGTGGATAGATTAACGCGTGATAATGTTCACGCGGAACAGTTGAAGAAGATTTTTATGATAAATGATATTAAAATTTTAACGCCATCTGGTGAAATTGATTTCACGAATGAATCAAATGAACTATTGTATAGTTTTTCTAGTTTGTTAGCAAATTATGAATGGAAACAAATTAGAAATCGTTTAGGACGTGGACGTTTAGCAGCAGCTGCCCAAGGGAAATGGGTGATGAGTAATAAGGTACCTCTTGGATATGACAAAAATAGTGAAAAAAAACTAGTAATACGAGAAGATGAAGTGCGGATTATAAGATTGATATTTGAAAGAACATTACAAGGGTATTCCGCTACTCAAATATCTAAAGAACTAGATGCATTAAATTGGAGAAGTCGTCAAGGGAAAGTAATCACTACTTCTCACATATCTCAAATTCGACGTAATTGCGTTTATTATGGATGCATATCAATGAAACGGAGAATTAATGGAAAAGTAGTTGATGAAGTTTTTGTAGAAGGGGCGCATGAAGGAATTGTTACAAAACAGCAATTTTTTGAAGCGCAAGATGTTGTAGGAGGAAGGGGATTTGAATTTCGACAGAAAGGGGTAGCTAAACGAAAACTTCATGGTTTAATATATTGCAATTGTTGTGGTAGGCGGCGATATATTCAAAAAGACGGCAATGGTGTTGAATATATCAAATCATGTTCTTATAAAGTTGATAATAATATATGTGAGGATAGAGGGGCGAAATATAAGCCAATTGAAGAAGCTGTTTTGAGAGAAATTAAGAAATTAAAGCACAAAGTAGAAAAAGAGTTAGAGAGGATAAAAATAGTAGACACAATTCGTATGAAGAATCAATTACTTGAACAAAAATCTGAATTAAATTGTAATCTAAATCGGATTAGCAACAGACAGAAACGACTTACTATAATGCGTTCCGATGGAGAAATTACAAAACAAGAATTTGAAGAGTTGAAGAATGATTTTAAATCACAAGTTGAGCAGATAAAAAAACAAATGGAAGTAGTTGCAGTGCAATTAGAAAACTTAAGTAATACAGATAATGAACAAAAAAGAATGGAAAAGGTATTATATACTATCATGAATCTGAATGAGTTGGATGATGTTGAAGTTAATGCATTTTTAAAAACAATTATAAAAAAAGTGAAATTTAGTAGTAATATGAGTAGCAATCATAACACCACGATTAAGCGAGTGAAATCAACAATTAAACTAGAACCTGTGAAAAATAATGGTGAAAGGCATAAATAA